One genomic segment of Camelus ferus isolate YT-003-E chromosome 19, BCGSAC_Cfer_1.0, whole genome shotgun sequence includes these proteins:
- the LOC102516156 gene encoding signal-regulatory protein beta-2, whose translation MADSLGDHRRRPVALLMPTPPCLAHSPPCSRLLALLLVLSGPSEQSNGDEWQVLQPEGPMLVAEGETLLLRCTVVGSCTDDMIKWIKVSNQDQQEIYNFKHGLFPGVMPVIQKTLEPLNCDYSIYIHKVTREHAGTYHCVRFDGLSEHSERKLGEGTSVLVKGAGDPEPDLRIIQPQELVLATTGDTVFLNCTVLGDGPSGPIRWFRGTGLSREAIYNFRGISSPNVTAVQASNSDFSILLHDISTESAGTYYCVKFQRQPSRQYQSGQGTRLRVKAKRTSPKESEFTSERVVKMSPSGLLSMLTLVVLGLKTVTLAVLLLVLVARRRSP comes from the exons ATGGCAGACAGTCTAGGGGACCACAGGCGGCGCCCTGTGGCCCTTTTgatgcccacccctccctgcctggctcaCTCACCTCCCTGCTCCCGGCTGCTGGCACTGCTCCTTGTCCTCTCAG GACCTTCTGAGCAGAGCAACGGGGATGAGTGGCAGGTGCTGCAGCCCGAGGGCCCCATGCTAGTGGCAGAAGGTGAGACCCTCCTGCTTAGGTGTACAGTAGTCGGATCCTGCACTGACGACATGATAAAATGGATCAAGGTGAGCAATCAGGACCAACAGGAAATTTATAACTTCAAACATGGCCTCTTCCCCGGAGTGATGCCTGTAATCCAGAAGACACTGGAGCCACTTAACTGCGACTATTCCATCTATATCCACAAAGTCACCAGGGAGCATGCTGGAACCTACCACTGTGTGAGGTTTGATGGCTTGAGTGAGCACTCAGAAAGGAAGCTGGGTGAGGGCACCTCAGTGCTTGTGAAGG GAGCTGGAGACCCAGAGCCAGACCTCCGGATCATCCAACCCCAGGAGTTGGTGTTGGCAACCACTGGAGACACTGTCTTCCTGAACTGTACGGTGCTTGGAGATGGTCCCTCGGGACCCATCAGGTGGTTTCGGGGCACTGGTCTGAGCCGGGAGGCCATTTACAACTTTAGAGGCATTTCCTCCCCCAATGTGACAGCGGTCCAGGCCTCCAACAGCGATTTCAGCATTCTTCTGCATGACATCTCCACTGAGTCTGCAGGCACTTATTATTGTGTAAAGTTTCAGAGGCAACCCAGCAGGCAATACCAATCTGGACAGGGCACCAGGCTCAGAGTGAAAG CAAAGCGCACCTCTCCCAAAGAgtcagaattcaccagtgaacgtGTAGTCAAGATGTCTCCATCAG GCCTCCTGTCCATGCTCACACTTGTGGTCCTGGGGCTGAAGACAGTGACCTTGGCTGTACTTCTGCTGGTCCTGGTTGCCCGCCGGAGGAGCCCTTGA